From the genome of Alosa sapidissima isolate fAloSap1 chromosome 14, fAloSap1.pri, whole genome shotgun sequence, one region includes:
- the noa1 gene encoding nitric oxide-associated protein 1 translates to MYKLLQLSLWQMRSLRRFCMVRRSFSGRVKWSASLSPSLQPQQYVSTSAATSLQWTALCLRSEKNGISNSRCYPTGRGEKAITAEPDNEGTVRLAFVDPDREEEFVFLEQDESEDLGDSLPNHLRITDTMITKDKAPVKSDSDSPRGALEQQARALAGLKVKADESLIEFHDVGFLVEEISKSRQKRRKEQKVYGSPDPDQPASDTPCSGCGALMHCADPDIPGYIASEKYARLVDEGALSKATCQRCYLLTNHQKALNVTMSKEEYRDIVRTIKPQKALVLLIVDLLDLPDSIVPDLPELVGRNKHILILGNKVDLLPGDSQNYLSRIKKRLVQYCAEAGVPAGDATDIHLISAKTGYGIEKLVSRLQLLWRYKGDVYLVGTANAGKSTLFNTLLESDYCKSRASEAIRKATISPWPGTTLNLLKFPIINPTAHRVERRQERLRVASVQTLDELQPEEQHRLHKLSRHAYLVGRVGRTFRVEPRKQKELTFDPDQESYGPEVEEEEGGRANQKAATVELSYNEIKDAHWFYDTPGIMKDKDILSVLSEREVKQVVPTEAITPRTFILPPATCLFLGGLARIDYLEGTHSCWFSVLASSRIPVHVTTLEKADGIYQKHAGRELLKVPIGGEERMREFPPLVPQDFELIGEGPDTAVCDIKLSSAGWVAVTGREGDRLRLRCHAPEAAGMHLRTPPLLPHIAMVRGQRIKKSPAYKPCRPPTQLDTSLAQRKAKKRS, encoded by the exons ATGTATAAATTGTTACAGTTGTCTTTATGGCAGATGAGAAGTTTACGACGCTTCTGTATGGTGAGACGGTCTTTTTCTGGTAGAGTCAAATGGAGCGCATCGCTTTCCCCTAGTTTGCAGCCGCAGCAGTACGTCTCAACTTCAGCAGCCACGTCTCTGCAATGGACAGCACTCTGTCTCAGGTCTGAAAAGAATGGGATCTCTAACTCCAGATGCTACCCAACTGGTCGAGGGGAAAAGGCTATAACGGCAGAACCGGACAACGAAGGAACCGTCCGGTTGGCCTTTGTGGAtccagacagagaggaagagtttGTTTTCCTCGAGCAAGACGAGTCCGAAGACCTCGGAGACTCGCTCCCAAATCATCTGCGCATCACGGACACCATGATAACCAAAGATAAAGCGCCAGTAAAGTCGGACTCTGATTCCCCTCGCGGGGCCCTTGAGCAGCAAGCGCGTGCCCTCGCTGGGTTGAAAGTCAAAGCGGACGAGTCGCTCATCGAGTTTCACGACGTCGGGTTTCTGGTGGAGGAGATCTCGAAGTCTCGGCAGAAGAGACGCAAGGAGCAGAAGGTCTACGGCTCGCCAGACCCAGACCAGCCGGCCAGCGACACGCCTTGCTCTGGCTGCGGAGCCCTCATGCACTGTGCTGACCCCGACATCCCCGGCTACATAGCCAGCGAGAAATACGCGCGTCTGGTGGATGAAGGTGCGCTCTCTAAAGCGACATGCCAGCGTTGTTACCTGCTCACGAACCACCAGAAAGCGCTGAACGTCACCATGTCCAAGGAGGAGTACCGGGACATCGTGCGCACGATAAAACCACAGAAAGCTCTGGTTCTCCTGATCGTGGACCTCCTGGACCTCCCCGACTCCATAGTCCCGGACCTACCGGAGCTCGTGGGACGCAACAAACACATATTGATCCTGGGGAACAAAGTGGATCTCCTCCCGGGTGATTCGCAGAACTACTTATCGCGGATCAAGAAGCGGCTGGTGCAGTATTGCGCAGAGGCGGGGGTCCCTGCTGGAGACGCGACAGACATTCACCTGATCAGCGCCAAGACCGGCTATGGCATCGAGAAGCTCGTGTCCAGACTTCAGCTGCTGTGGCGCTACAAGGGGGACGTGTACCTCGTGGGCACCGCCAACGCCGGGAAGTCCACGCTCTTCAACACGCTCCTGGAGTCCGACTACTGCAAGTCTCGCGCTTCTGAAGCCATTCGCAAGGCTACTATTTCCCCCTGGCCTG gCACTACTCTGAACCTGCTGAAGTTCCCCATCATTAACCCGACTGCGCACCGCGTGGAGCGTCGTCAGGAGCGCCTGCGTGTGGCGTCTGTGCAGACCCTGGACGAGCTGCAGCCGGAGGAACAGCACAGGCTCCACAAGCTCAGCAGACACGCCTACCTCGTGG gacgtGTGGGAAGGACATTCCGCGTGGAACCACGTAAGCAGAAggagttgacctttgacccagaCCAGGAGAGCTATGGGccggaggtagaggaggaggagggcggcCGAGCCAATCAGAAGGCTGCAACTGTGGAGCTGAGCTACAATGAGATCAAAGACGCCCACTGGTTCTATGATACTCCCGGCATCATGAAGGACAaagac ATCCTGAGTGTGCTGTCGGAGCGGGAAGTGAAGCAGGTGGTCCCGACCGAGGCCATTACACCGCGCACCTTCATCCTGCCCCCTGCCACCTGCCTCTTCCTCGGGGGTCTGGCGCGCATCGACTACCTGGAG gggactCACTCGTGCTGGTTCTCAGTACTGGCGTCTTCCAGAATTCCTGTTCATGTGACCACTCTGGAGAAAGCAGATGGCATCTACCAGAAGCACGCTGGCAGAGAGCTACTcaag GTCCCTATAGGAGGTGAAGAGCGTATGAGGGAGTTCCCGCCTCTTGTTCCCCAGGACTTTGAGCTGATTGGTGAAGGTCCTGACACCGCTGTCTGTGACATCAAGCTGTCATCAGCAG GGTGGGTGGCGGTGACAGGGCGGGAGGGTGACCGTCTCCGCCTGCGATGTCACGCCCCAGAGGCTGCTGGGATGCATCTGCGCACGCCTCCGCTGCTGCCGCACATCGCCATGGTGAGGGGGCAGCGGATCAAGAAGTCGCCGGCGTACAAACCCTGTCGCCCCCCCACACAGCTGGACACCAGCCTCGCCCAACGCAAGGCCAAGAAGAGGAGTTGA
- the rest gene encoding RE1-silencing transcription factor, with protein sequence MAAEAVFPVTVGVFHGGVGLEEEEGPNADLPAPQLVMLANVALTSDGMGGVCEGLGGAGEERQMAELQPVATNYSSDSEDDDSTLLQRYGSYEHTHTHAHTYTEPPQPQTHIHTHTSEERGVAGEEEEEEDEEEEEEEEDVGGAEDLSTSKAPPPKTAAAQASLKRRPYPILQGAVAVPDASKKRKPFHCKPCQYQAQSEEDFIQHIRLHSAKKLIVVNGASGAEEPASDTAAATASGPAPAPDAGEGPEGMANGKGVIRCERCGYNTNRYDHYMAHLKHHNKEGNEQRVYKCTICSYTTVSGYHWKKHLRNHFPSKLFTCNQCCYFSDRKNNYVQHIRTHTGERPFRCPYCEYSSSQKTHLTRHMRTHSGERPFKCDSCSYLAANQHEVTRHARQVHNGPKPLSCPYCQYKTADRSNFKKHVELHVNPRQFLCPVCKYAASKKCNLQYHIKSRHPGCQDITMDVSKVKLKKVRKPDDPADSTPETSPVSARPPAVRLHLSEVSRANVEAEANAGPINLSTKRSREGEEPSSERKRNCKRDKSAKRTRSRSESANRAEEKKERVANRAEEKKEKEKERKRVVKTQKGESEVKLTTKREKAGAKKMSVKEGETEKGAEEKSERRGEQQEKQRDGGMSPKREEKKTPRRPTKRPPKAQQSPAPQTSPANQASPASAASPAPQTSSANQASPASAASPAQVDVGESADISMVAKRKAVKRKQQKPKSESSETPTHSSPAKPKRRKPEPPTQIPPPSCDTPPPTPDQLKSAPLSSLAALPLSRAGADAKGTQVLKDKKEAEMDTDLSPPTPTTPPCHFGPAPLLGLALNCPSLGRDSAKDRKEKKDKRQINTDEPQTVTEKRQINTVKRQTVTDKPQMVTDKSQTVIEKRQTVKDKCQINTDEPQTVTDKPHAVREKTKTVTQKPQTTTDKTGPFHALVTTSEPRPSKKEVQTPADKLHMPADKLKIPVYQHQTSTSRLHITGDKIRIPKDQLQLPKDKADLAAQALQTPRVVSPNQPQTTGPTDLPQTNPHLPQTTDLPQPSQMTPHLSQPSIDLPQTTEQPQTNPRLPQRSTDLPQTAPRLPQWSADLPQTAPDLPQRSTDLPQTAPDLPQPSTDLPQTAPDLPQPSTDLPQPSTDLPQTAPDLPQPSTDLPQTAPDLPQPSTDLPQTAPDLPQPSTDLPQTAPDLPQPSTDLPQTAPDLPQPSTDLPQTALDLSQMTEHPLPTPDQLLTPTDSVPSSPPRLPPGSASGPAEAEEDEGIHSHDGGSELSDSASERSEDSGLRGAVPPTPTDSLPSPTHSLPSPPLTHTQTKTATHTHTCIFCDRSFPQEMDYRRHLNRHLVNVYYLDAAAPQGTQ encoded by the exons ATGGCAGCGGAGGCGGTCTTCCCCGTGACTGTGGGGGTGTTCCATGGAGGCGTGGGcctggaagaggaggaggggcctAACGCCGACCTGCCCGCCCCCCAGTTGGTGATGCTAGCCAATGTGGCGCTGACGTCGGACGGTATGGGTGGAGTCTGTGAGGGGCTGGGTGGAGCCGGCGAAGAGCGGCAGATGGCCGAGCTGCAGCCGGTGGCCACCAACTACAGCAGCGACAGTGAGGACGACGACAGCACACTCCTGCAGCGCTACGGCTcctacgaacacacacacacacacgcacacacctacacgGAGCCGCCGCagcctcaaacacacatacacacacacacctcagaggagagaggggtcgcaggagaggaggaggaggaggaggacgaggaggaagaggaggaggaagaggacgtgGGTGGGGCTGAAGATCTCTCCACCTCGAAAGCACCTCCCCCAaagacagcagcagcacaggctTCTTTGAAGCGCAg gCCTTACCCCATCCTGCAGGGGGCAGTGGCGGTGCCGGACGCGAGTAAGAAGCGTAAGCCGTTCCACTGTAAGCCGTGCCAGTACCAGGCGCAGAGCGAGGAGGACTTCATCCAGCACATCCGCCTGCACAGCGCCAAGAAGCTCATCGTGGTCAACGGTGCCAGCGGGGCAGAGGAGCCCGCTAGTGACACCGCCGCGGCGACCGCCTCCGGCCCGGCGCCCGCCCCAGACGCAGGCGAGGGGCCAGAGGGCATGGCCAATGGGAAAGGAGTGATTCGCTGCGAGAGGTGTGGCTACAACACCAACCGCTATGACCACTACATGGCCCACCTGAAGCACCACAACAAGGAGGGCAACGAGCAGCGCGTCTAcaa gtgcactATCTGTTCGTACACCACGGTGAGTGGATACCACTGGAAGAAACATTTGCGTAATCACTTCCCCAGCAAGCTGTTCACCTGCAACCAGTGCTGCTACTTCTCCGACCGCAAGAACAACTACGTCCAGcacatccgcacacacactg GTGAGCGTCCGTTCCGTTGTCCGTACTGTGAGTACTCCAGCTCCCAAAAGACACACCTGACCCGCCACATGAGGACACATTCAG gTGAGCGTCCGTTTAAATGTGACAGCTGCAGCTACCTGGCTGCCAATCAACATGAGGTGACGCGTCATGCACGGCAGGTGCACAACGGCCCGAAGCCTCTGAGCTGCCCGTACTGCCAGTACAAGACGGCCGACCGCAGCAACTTCAAGAAGCACGTGGAGCTGCACGTGAACCCACGCCAGTTCCTCTGCCCCGTCTGCAAGTACGCTGCCTCCAAGAAGTGCAACCTACAGTACCACATCAAGTCCCGCCACCCGGGCTGCCAGGACATCACCATGGACGTGTCAAAGGTCAAGCTCAAGAAGGTCAGGAAGCCCGACGATCCGGCCGACTCGACCCCAGAGACCTCGCCGGTCTCGGCCAGACCCCCCGCGGTCAGGCTGCACCTGTCGGAGGTGAGCAGGGCGAACGTGGAGGCCGAGGCGAATGCGGGGCCCATCAACCTGTCCACCAAGAGGAGCCGCGAGGGCGAGGAGCCCTCTAGTGAGCGCAAGCGGAACTGCAAGAGGGACAAGAGCGCCAAGAGGACGCGCTCGAGAAGTGAGAGCGCAAACCGAgcggaggaaaagaaagagagggtggcGAACCGAgcggaagaaaagaaagagaaagagaaagagaggaagagagtggtgaAGACACAGAAGGGGGAGAGTGAAGTGAAACTGACAACCAAACGAGAGAAAGCAGGAGCGAAGAAGATGAGTGTGaaggagggggagacagagaagggGGCGGAGGAGAAGagcgagagaagaggagaacagCAGGAGAAACAGAGGGATGGGGGGATGAGTCCCAaaagggaggagaagaagacCCCGAGGAGGCCCACCAAGCGCCCGCCCAAAGCCCAACAGAGCCCCGCCCCTCAGACCAGCCCAGCCAATCAGGCAAGCCCGGCCTCTGCTGCAAGCCCCGCCCCTCAGACCAGCTCAGCCAATCAGGCAAGCCCTGCCTCTGCTGCAAGCCCCGCCCAGGTAGACGTTGGTGAGTCGGCTGACATCTCCATGGTAGCCAAGAGGAAGGCGGTGAAGAGGAAGCAGCAAAAGCCTAAGTCTGAGTCATCAGAAActcccacacacagcagccCAGCCAAACCCAAACGCAGGAAACCGGAGCCGCCGACACAGATCCCGCCTCCCTCCTGTGACAcgccccctcccacccccgACCAGCTGAAGTCCGCCCCCCTCAGCTCCCTCGCggccctccccctctcccgtGCGGGCGCGGACGCCAAAGGCACCCAGGTGCTGAAAGACAAGAAGGAGGCGGAGATGGACACAGATCTAAGCCCGCCCACCCCAACCACTCCCCCCTGCCACTTTGGCCCCGCCCCTCTGCTGGGATTGGCTCTGAACTGCCCCTCCCTCGGACGGGACTCTGCGAAAgacagaaaggaaaagaaagataAACGTCAGATTAATACAGACGAACCCCAGACGGTCACAGAAAAACGTCAGATTAATACAGTCAAACGCCAGACAGTCACAGACAAACCCCAGATGGTCACAGACAAATCCCAAACTGTCATAGAAAAACGTCAGACTGTCAAAGACAAATGTCAGATAAATACAGACGAACCCCAGACCGTCACAGACAAACCCCATGCCGTCAGAGAAAAAACCAAGACTGTTACACAGAAACCCCAGACTACTACAGACAAGACTGGTCCATTTCACGCCCTGGTCACTACATCTGAACCCCGACCTTCTAAAAAGGAGGTCCAGACTCCAGCAGACAAGCTGCATATGCCGGCAGACAAACTCAAGATTCCGGTTTACCAGCATCAGACCTCAACCAGCAGACTTCACATCACTGGAGACAAGATCAGGATCCCAAAGGACCAGCTGCAGCTCCCTAAAGACAAGGCCGATTTAGCCGCGCAGGCCCTCCAGACCCCTAGAGTTGTCTCGCCTAACCAACCCCAGACCACCGGTCCCACAGACCTGCCCCAGACCAACCCACACCTTCCCCAGACGACAGACCTGCCCCAACCTTCCCAGATGACTCCACACCTGTCCCAACCTTCCATAGACCTGCCCCAGACGACAGAGCAGCCCCAGACAAATCCACGTCTGCCCCAACGGTCCACAGACCTGCCCCAGACGGCTCCACGTCTGCCCCAATGGTCCGCAGACCTGCCCCAGACGGCTCCAGATCTGCCCCAACGTTCCACAGACCTGCCCCAGACGGCTCCAGATCTGCCCCAACCTTCCACAGACCTGCCCCAGACGGCTCCAGATCTGCCCCAACCTTCCACAGACCTGCCCCAACCTTCCACAGACCTGCCCCAGACGGCTCCAGATCTGCCCCAACCTTCCACAGACCTGCCCCAGACGGCTCCAGATCTGCCCCAACCTTCTACAGACCTGCCCCAGACGGCTCCAGATCTGCCCCAACCTTCCACAGACCTGCCCCAGACGGCTCCAGATCTGCCCCAACCTTCCACAGACCTGCCCCAGACGGCTCCAGATCTGCCCCAACCTTCCACAGACCTGCCCCAGACGGCTCTAGATCTTTCCCAGATGACGGAGCACCCCCTGCCTACCCCTGACCAACTGCTGACCCCCACGGATAGTGTTCCGTCGTCGCCGCCGCGTCTGCCCCCAGGGTCGGCCTCGGGGCCAGCGGAGGCGGAGGAGGACGAGGGCATCCACAGTCACGACGGAGGAAGTGAGCTCAGCGACAGCGCCTCGGAGCGCAGCGAGGACTCAGGGCTGAGAGGGGcagtgccccccacccccaccgacTCGCtgccctcccccacacactctctgccctcgcccccactcacacacacacaaaccaagacggccacacacacacacacctgcatcttCTGTGACCGCTCCTTTCCGCAGGAGATGGACTACCGTCGCCATCTCAACAGGCACCTGGTCAATGTGTACTACCTGGACGCCGCCGCCCCACAGGGAACCCAGTGA